TTACAAGGAGCTCCCATTCATGCTAGGATTTTTATTAAAAGAATATTCGGATAAATACGAGTCCTGACTGATCCGGTTTAAAAAGGAGGGAGAATATATGAGCCGAGACAGTATGACCGCCGAAGATCGATTGGCGGCAACCATCGGGCTTAAGCCGGCGGATCGCGTAGTATGTGCGCCTGAGACCGGCAATTCTGCCGGACAATATGTTGGCATCAGCAACAAAGAATTTGTCTGGGAGTTTACCACCAAAGGCCTGCTGCCATCGAAAAGCTGGCCGCTGATCATCCCGTCTGGGACTGCAGCGCCGATATCAACGGTATTACCAGCGCTTATGTGGCCCAGCGGGCAGGCATGGGAAAAATGAAGCTGCCGGGTAAAGAGTTGGGCGATAATGTCCAGAGCCAGGTCATTGGGAGCGAAGTGATGACCAGGAATGATTACGACATCATCCGGAAAAAGGGGTATGGGGAATATCAGCTGACTTTTCTGGAGCGAGCCAACGGCATTAGCCGGGAAGAAGTGCTGAAAGGCATGGCCGAAGCAGCCAGGATCAGGGAATTGGAACTGGCTGCCATGCGCCGCCGGGGACAAATTCCTCTCTATGGGGACCTGGGCGGGTTGGTGCCGTTTGATGCCTTTTCGTTAGCCCGGTCCATTGAAAAGTATTACAAGGATATGTTTCAGATCGTCGACCAGTTGGAAGAACTGCTGCCGGTTGTGGCGGATTTTTTTGTTGCTGCGGCGGAAAAGACAGTGGCCGCCACCGGGATCAACCGGGTCTTTGTCGGCGGCAGCCGCTCGGCCGGTCAGTTTGTGGCCAAAAAGTACTTTGACAGGCTGATTTGGCCTTCTTTCAAAGCATTTATTGGAAATCTGACTGCCAAAGGCATTGTGCCCATTCTGCACTTTGACTGTGACTGGACCAAAAACCTGGAGTATTTCCTGGAACTGCCCCGGGGTAAATTTGTGCTGGCCTTAGACGGCTCTACCGACATTTTTAAGGCCAAGGAAATACTGCACGGCCATTGTGCCCTTCACGGGGATGTGCCGGCCGCATATTTCACGGTGGCGTCGCCGTCCGAACTGGATGAATACTGTAAAAAGCTGATTCAAATAGCAGGAAAAGGCGGTGGGTTCTTACTGGCCTGCGGCTGCTGCCTGCCGATGAATGCCAGGCGGGAAAATGTCGAAACCTTTTTCCAGGCAGTTGAAAAGTATGGATATTATTAGAAAGAGGTGAGAACTTGTGAGTAGAGGTCTGTTAAAGGCGGCAGTGCTTTCTATCTCCCTGCTGCTCCTGGCGGCCACGGCTGTTTCGCCGGCACTGGCCAATATCGGCGCGGTGTTTACGGAAGCCAGCCCCCGGACGATTATGCTGCTGGTGGCGTTGCCGTCGATGACCATGGTGCTGGCGTCGCTGCTGTTTGGCAAACTGAGCGAATGGGCGACCCGGCGGGAACTGACCAATGCGGCCATGGTTCTCTTTTTAATCGGCGGCGTTACGCCGTACTTTATGGATGATCTGACGCTGATTTTAGGGATGAGGGCCATTCTGGGGCTGAGTCTGGGCATGATCTTTCCCTTGTCCCTGGTCCTGATCGCGGATTTTTTCAGCGCCAATGAACGAGTGGCCGTAATGGGCCTGCAAAGCGTGTTTGTAAATGCAGGCGGGATTATTTTCCCCCTGGCCGGCGGCATATTGTGCGTTGCCGACTGGCACAATACCTTTCTGGCCTATTTATTCGGCGCGGTCATCTTCGCCTTTGTTTATTTTTATCTTCCCGAGCCGCCCAAAGCCGCAGCGGCCGGGGAGAGCGGCCAGGCCGCGCGAAAAGTGCCTCTGCCCGGCCGGGTGTATTTTGTCGAAGGCATCGTATTTTTCTATAATCTGTTGATTTTTGCCTTCTTTACCAACGTCGCCATTCAGGTGGTCGGGGAAGATATGGGCAATGCCGCCAGCGCCGGTTATGCGCTGACCTTGTTTACCGGCGGCGGAGTCCTGGCCGGCCTGGTATTTGGCCGGATCATGCAGATAGCCGGAAATTTCACCATTGCGGCCGGCTGGCTGGTTACAGCGGCAGGACTGGCGATCATCTCCGGCGTTCACGATTTTAACCTGCTGCTGCTGGGCTGTTTTATCGGCGGTTTCGGTTTTTCCACCACCTGCCCGGCGCTGTTTGTCACCCTGTCGCTGATTACGCCGCCGGCCCGGGTGGCGCTCAGCCTGCCCCTGGCTTCCGCCGCCGGCGGCATTGGCCAGTTTGCGGCGCCCTTTGTGTTTGAAGCCGTCAACGCTCTGTTTGGGCAGCATGCCGGACGGTTTCCCCTGCTGGTCAGTGCGGCGGTTCTGGCGGCCGGCGGCTTGCTGCTGGCGCTGCAGACTTTGGCCCGGCCGCCCCAAGCGGCCAATATCAACAATTAGACCAAACGGGAGGGAGAGTTAAGGATGAAAACAAATCAGGAACTGCTGCAGGAGCGCAAAGACAGGCTGAAAAAGGCGATTACCTTTCAGAAAACGGACCGGACGCCGGTTATTCTCACCGGGGATGCTTTCTGCGCCAGGCATGTGGGAATGAAATTGTCGGAATTCTGTTCCGACATGAAGGCATCCCATCGGGCCATATTTGCCTCGATCCGGGCCCTGGGCGATGTAGACGGTACCGGCGGCACCTTTGCGGCAGCCACCATGTTCCCGTTGATGTTTTATACCAGGATTAAACTGCCGGGCCGCGAATTGCCCGACGATACCCCCTGGCAGCTTGACGAGCGGGAAATGATGACCGTAGAAGACTACGACACCATTTTGAAACGAGGCTGGAGTACGTTTAGCCGCGATTATTTGACGAACCGGCTGGGCATTGACGTGGATTGCCTGTCGGCGCAGTTGGCCGATGTCCCGCAGTTCATGAAGAACTTTGAAGATGCCGGCTATCTGGTGTATACTCCCAGCGCCTCCATTACCGTGAACGAATACCTTAGCGGCGGACGCTCCTTTCCCAAATTCATGCGGGACCTGTTTAAAATGCCGGACAAAGTGGAGGCGGTTCTGGACCTGATCCTGGAAGAATCCCTGACCGCCCTCAGAGCGCAGATCCGGGCTTGCAAGCCGTTGGTGGCGTTCATTTCGCCGGCCCGGGGCGCCAGCCAGTTTTACTCTCCCAAGCTGTGGGAGCGTTTTGTCTGGAAATACTTGAAGGCTGCCGCCGAAGCGATCATCGAGGAAGGCGCGGTGGCAGACCTGCATATTGACGGCAACTGGGAACGGGATCTGGCTTTTTTCAAACAGTTGCCGAAACAAAAATGCATCTTTGAATCCGACAGTGCCACCGATATTTATAAGGTCAGAGAAGCTCTGGGAGACCACATGTGCATCAAGGGCGATGTCCCGGCGGCGCTGCTTGCCCTGGGAACACCTGACGACGTGTATAACTATTGCAGCGGGCTGATCAAGGATATGGGGCCCGGATTCATCCTGGCATCCGGTTGCACCATACCGCCCAACGCCCCGGTGGAAAATGTGAAAGCCATGGTTGCCGCCGCTGTCGGCAAGTGATGATCCATAAGCCGGGGGCCAAGAATTGACAAAAAAATTAAATGAACAGAAGAATAGAGGGGGAGACCTGTGGTCACGCACAAACTGAAACAAAAACTGCTGACCCTGGCGGTTGTATCCCTGGTCGGTTTCGCTGGGATTGCCTCTGCGGCTGCTCCCAATCCCTTTGGCGATGTTCCTGCCCGGCATTGGACGTACGAAGCCGTCAATAAACTCATCAGGGAGGGAGTGATTGATGGTGAAGGAACCGGCAGTTTTACAGACAGCCGCCTGGTTACCCGTTATGAAATGGCGCAAATGGTTGCCCGGGCCCTATGGAATAAGGAGAAAGCCAGTGGCGCAGATCAGGAACTGATTGACAAACTGGCGGCCGAATTTGCCAATGAGCTGAATACTCTGGGAGTACATACGGATGCGGCGGAAAAGAAAAGGGAAAAGATCACTGTCTGGGGATTCCTGCATTTATCCGGGCAGGGATGGGATAACAGCGGTGATTTTCAGAATTCAACCGCTGCCACCGGCGATACGCCTCACGCCAATGACGGCTTTTATCCGGCCATTGGTATTGATTTGTTTATCAGTTACCGGGTCAGTGATGCCTGGCAAATCATCATTGAGGACGAAGCTGTCAGGGATTTGCGGTCGGGGGGATACTGGTCGCCTGAAGCGGAAGGGATTGTGGGCGCGTCCCAGCGCGCCGGCCAGATGTACGCTGATGGCACAATGGGCGCAACTGCAGTGAAGGCCGGCAGGTTTGATTATGGTGCGGCCTACGGTTTAATGGTGGCGGCGGGCCGGAAGGGGATCAACGGCGTCCAGCTGGCCAGCGGCGATAAATATAAGAAAACCTTTACCTACGGTTACTTCCGGCGGGGCTGGACCGGCAACGCTACCAACCCCAAGCTCATTTCGTCCCAAACGGATAATCGTTATGCAGCCTTTGGCTACGATGCGCCTCTCGCTCCTGATGCCAACTTTAAAGCAGCCTATCACAACATCACCAATGATGGCTCGGATGCAGACGTATTCGCCGATCACATCAGACTGTGGGAAGTGGGCGCCG
The DNA window shown above is from Acetonema longum DSM 6540 and carries:
- a CDS encoding MFS transporter, whose translation is MSRGLLKAAVLSISLLLLAATAVSPALANIGAVFTEASPRTIMLLVALPSMTMVLASLLFGKLSEWATRRELTNAAMVLFLIGGVTPYFMDDLTLILGMRAILGLSLGMIFPLSLVLIADFFSANERVAVMGLQSVFVNAGGIIFPLAGGILCVADWHNTFLAYLFGAVIFAFVYFYLPEPPKAAAAGESGQAARKVPLPGRVYFVEGIVFFYNLLIFAFFTNVAIQVVGEDMGNAASAGYALTLFTGGGVLAGLVFGRIMQIAGNFTIAAGWLVTAAGLAIISGVHDFNLLLLGCFIGGFGFSTTCPALFVTLSLITPPARVALSLPLASAAGGIGQFAAPFVFEAVNALFGQHAGRFPLLVSAAVLAAGGLLLALQTLARPPQAANINN
- a CDS encoding uroporphyrinogen decarboxylase family protein, encoding MGKMKLPGKELGDNVQSQVIGSEVMTRNDYDIIRKKGYGEYQLTFLERANGISREEVLKGMAEAARIRELELAAMRRRGQIPLYGDLGGLVPFDAFSLARSIEKYYKDMFQIVDQLEELLPVVADFFVAAAEKTVAATGINRVFVGGSRSAGQFVAKKYFDRLIWPSFKAFIGNLTAKGIVPILHFDCDWTKNLEYFLELPRGKFVLALDGSTDIFKAKEILHGHCALHGDVPAAYFTVASPSELDEYCKKLIQIAGKGGGFLLACGCCLPMNARRENVETFFQAVEKYGYY
- a CDS encoding uroporphyrinogen decarboxylase family protein translates to MKTNQELLQERKDRLKKAITFQKTDRTPVILTGDAFCARHVGMKLSEFCSDMKASHRAIFASIRALGDVDGTGGTFAAATMFPLMFYTRIKLPGRELPDDTPWQLDEREMMTVEDYDTILKRGWSTFSRDYLTNRLGIDVDCLSAQLADVPQFMKNFEDAGYLVYTPSASITVNEYLSGGRSFPKFMRDLFKMPDKVEAVLDLILEESLTALRAQIRACKPLVAFISPARGASQFYSPKLWERFVWKYLKAAAEAIIEEGAVADLHIDGNWERDLAFFKQLPKQKCIFESDSATDIYKVREALGDHMCIKGDVPAALLALGTPDDVYNYCSGLIKDMGPGFILASGCTIPPNAPVENVKAMVAAAVGK
- a CDS encoding S-layer homology domain-containing protein — translated: MVTHKLKQKLLTLAVVSLVGFAGIASAAAPNPFGDVPARHWTYEAVNKLIREGVIDGEGTGSFTDSRLVTRYEMAQMVARALWNKEKASGADQELIDKLAAEFANELNTLGVHTDAAEKKREKITVWGFLHLSGQGWDNSGDFQNSTAATGDTPHANDGFYPAIGIDLFISYRVSDAWQIIIEDEAVRDLRSGGYWSPEAEGIVGASQRAGQMYADGTMGATAVKAGRFDYGAAYGLMVAAGRKGINGVQLASGDKYKKTFTYGYFRRGWTGNATNPKLISSQTDNRYAAFGYDAPLAPDANFKAAYHNITNDGSDADVFADHIRLWEVGADKMIGKDLQLFATYGQSNAGTQNKAYIAGVNYKRADLSVPGSYGLTARYIRAEAQSSIAPDNYWVSKYDWGLQGPELSGLLMFDKNFGMTFWLVSLKATDGVHSGKLKTVKAELDYFF